The nucleotide window AATGTCACTTCAAGTTTGTCCTCTGGATGTTAAGAAATAAGCAGATAAAACACCAGAAAGGCATACTGGTTATCTTGAGGATGAGCTAGCTGTCCACCCGGCACTTGTGATATGGATATGTCGCGATGGCTGGTCATGGCAAGGAacaaggacgcatacgcacgacgtcacgaaacggggttttaatacacttttataaaaatacaacaggtgaacacaatcagggaacattacacatgatgaacatgaaactccggtctgaactccggacccggagccACCCCTGccagactggatcatgacaggaTGTGATATACAGTTGTCTTCCATAGTCCACAATACAGTGTGTTGACGAATCAACTACACAATTTACAGATTGAAACGTGACATTTACAAGAAATAATGAGTTATTTAAGAATTCTGAGTGAGATAGAGGGCATCGTACAGACAGATGATGAAGTGGAAGATAGGAATTTGATTCCCAATGCAGAGCATGATGATTAAAGCAAAGTTTGCTTTTGCCTgaagtataaaaaaatgtacaaaaatgctATACTTGTAATGTGTAATGCCTAAAGTATCAAATATGatacaaacagaaaaacatatttgctatttatttattcaaattcaaaattctaaattttttgtcacatacatagtcatacatggcatgatatgcagtgaaatgcttattTAGTTAATAGCAGGGCCTAGTAAAGATTAAAAAATTGACATTTCTGTCCATTATATCTTGGTTCAGGCATTAAATGGTTAATGATGTTTCCATGAAAGCagttttaaatgggaggagtctgtaggcatgattgacagttcCTACTTCCTCGTCCTGGACAATTTAAACCTGTTCCTTTTCAATACAGCGCACAACCCTTTCCTCTCATCTTACTCTGTTCCCCTTCATTTTCCACACTCCTGATACACCTTGTACACATCAGCGGACATCACGTCTGCTGTAAACATCgtgggaccacgcccaccaaGACAAACAGGCAGTTTATTGCATTCTAATGGGTTAAATATGAATGTGAACCTTCCCTACTTGCTATGAGGAAAAAAAGCACTAATATTCTGTTATAATTTAATCTTCAACAGAGAGAATCACCCAGTGCAATTGCAGGTCTTCATGTTTTGAATCTGTTTTCCAGCCATGATGCAGCAAAGGATGATGAAGCAGGCTAAGAAGGCCATGTCGCCTTGGATGCTTGGTCAGCCCATCTATGCCCCGGTGTCTAATGGTTCCTCTCAGGCCAACTATCCTCTACTGTATTCAGGCTCTGTTGGAGAATACCCCACCAAGCAGGCTCTTCCCATGACCAACATGGCCCCCATGGCCCTCCCACCACTGTATCACACCCCGCCGCCAGTCCTCACCCACGGAATTCCAGCCCATGGCAGTCTGCATGGGAGTGGCCGCGGGAGTGGCCAAGGACGCAGTCATATGCTGGACTTCCTGGAGAACCAAGTGAGAGGAATCGACATGGCTGTGCCCCTCCAGCAAGTCCAGCCCTTAAACATGCCCCCTCCTCTGCAGCCCCTCCCTGTCCAGTACAGCGCACCCCCTCCTCAGGCCATACATCAGGGGGTTCCTTTCTCTGCTGGGCCTCCCAGCATGCTCTCTGCCCTGGGCGAGATCGGCGTTCGTGGTGTGGAGCGCCGGGTCATTCAGCTCCCGCCCATAGTGGGCCGCGCTGTGAGCGCGAACTCGCGCCGGGGCTCCCGAGGCGCCCGAGACAGACCCCGGCAGTCCAGCCAGTCCAGTGGCAGCTCCAACCGCAACGGCCCTCACCGCAGCAGCCAAGGGGGCCACCGCGACCCCTTGCCAGGTCGCCGTGGGATCTTGCGCAGCTACAGCGACGAGTCGGACAGGGACGACCTACGCGGGGCCCGAGGGGGAGGTGGCGGTCGAGAGAGACACCCGCCACAGTCGAAAAGAGAACTGATAGAGGAGCTGCAGCGCCATGCCCCCCGCCGGGAACGGAGCTACTCCCCTCCTAACCGCCACCGGTCTTGGAGCTCCGAGGACGAGGACAGTCAGAGGAGGAGCGAGAAGCCTCCCAGCTACTCCTCCATTGAGATCAAGGCTGGGCAAAGCGTAAGGAACAATTACCGCTACTCTGTTCACGTTTGAGTAAGGCAACCGGTCACGTTTTGCACATTTAACCGATTCTCTGTTCCACCCTTTCCCCTGCCCCGCACTTACCCGTTCCTCCTCCcttttttcccttcattttcCCGTCTCCTCCCTCGTTACTCCTGTCCTCCTCGCTCTCTTTCTGTCCCGTAGGAGAGGAGTTCACGCAGTGGCCACAGTGTGGTGATCTGAATCCCCAGACAGGGGTTTTCACTGCTGAGTTGAGGATGGGATGAGGTTTACCAGTTTTTACTGAACGTTGTAGATTTTTTGAACTGGACTGCAAATGAACGAGTGATTATTGGTAATATTATTAACTCTTTATAACACGTCTGCTTCTTGTCTTTCTTATGTTGTTGGAAATCAAAAATCATAGACTTGATTTactgtgttaattttttttttatatggattGATGTGTGCTTTACATTTAGATTTGTTATagtgtgtgtaaaaaatgttcatCCAGGCATTGAATTTCTATTTTTAAAGACAGTGAAAACAAAAGCACTGTGTATCGAAAGTGGAAGCCATTTTGCTAATGTGTGTCAAACATTAATCGAATATTCATTTACGTAAACCATTTATGGcagaatttattttcatgaaacaattaCATAATGTGTGTAAGAGACTGTTGActtattgttctccatctgtagaggTTTGCTTGTAGGAGACCGGCGCCCTTTTCTTGTGGCACCATCTCGACATATCAATAtgaaattactgccactttcgtTTTATAATCATTatcatttgtgtttttgataCTTTTAGATAGTCCCTGAACTAATTCAGAGTTAGTGAcgacaaaattacaaaaaacttTAATTAGTATTGTATATTGTTTTATAGAGGCGATTTATGAAGTGcatgtgtatttttctttttttattatgctttta belongs to Denticeps clupeoides chromosome 9, fDenClu1.1, whole genome shotgun sequence and includes:
- the ildr1b gene encoding immunoglobulin-like domain-containing receptor 1b, yielding MGNLILAALLMAVLPTGLRSIQVIVPETQRSTTLFASVILRCDYSTSANQQDVLVTWKYKSFCKDPVLEYYSTAYQAALALGQDPANDCPDRQRTVRVVIQKRGISEPILGSEYRERKITILNKADLSITEVMWWDNGMYFCSIDATGDTVGDSDKEIRLVVYHWLVVLLIILGALALIMLVCICCCQCCPQNCCCYVRCPCCPRTCCCPEKAMMQQRMMKQAKKAMSPWMLGQPIYAPVSNGSSQANYPLLYSGSVGEYPTKQALPMTNMAPMALPPLYHTPPPVLTHGIPAHGSLHGSGRGSGQGRSHMLDFLENQVRGIDMAVPLQQVQPLNMPPPLQPLPVQYSAPPPQAIHQGVPFSAGPPSMLSALGEIGVRGVERRVIQLPPIVGRAVSANSRRGSRGARDRPRQSSQSSGSSNRNGPHRSSQGGHRDPLPGRRGILRSYSDESDRDDLRGARGGGGGRERHPPQSKRELIEELQRHAPRRERSYSPPNRHRSWSSEDEDSQRRSEKPPSYSSIEIKAGQSERSSRSGHSVVI